The nucleotide sequence TTGGTGAAGTAAATGAAATTCGTTTTGCAACTACTTGAAACTTTGATGGAATTTGACTGGATAAAAAGTTTGATTTGATGGCAATTCGGTGGATTTGATGGTACTAAGCGATATAGTGACGTAATTTGACTATTGGTTGACGACTTGATCGTGAAAATTGAAGTACTTGTGATCCGTAAATGATTTTCTGAGTAAATGTTACTATTTGGAACTTTCATCCGATATAAAAATTAACTATCCTTTGCATTTTATTAAAACCGATGTTAACTTTGACAAAAGAATTTTAATGTGACCAACGATGCAATTGACATAGGATTTGATTGATGATATTAGTGGTTGGGTATTTGAATCTATTGATTAGAAGCTTGTCGATATTGATTCAGTCGGTTATGGTAATTATAGTGGATGTGTAttattgtttggattaaaactcgAGACGGGAAATACATAAGTTATGACTAGAACTTGTGACTATTATGATGATGATTGACCAGATTTTAAGGGTGGTAGATTTGAAACACCTCAGATTAGGCCTAGTAGGAAATGATCATTTTGACCTTaagttattatttactttaataattgtgtttattataattatatgtttatagttatctagTCGTTTAGTTGAATTCgtattgtgacaagggtcacagaacatatttgttTATTTAAAATGGACCCCATTAGGACTGCCTAACGAGGTGCGTAGTGTTTCTAAAAACTACTAAATACCCGTGCATTATAGGAAGTGGGTTTTAATCCCATTTGATGACTATAAATGTCCATGACTTTTTCATTTTCCCCATTTGGTAACCTTAAAACATTCACGCACCTTAGCTCTCTAATCCTTAAAACTCAAACTTGTTTTTTTGTAAATTTTAGATTAAGTCAAGTTGTGAATCTGTTCCTTGTGATTTCAGTAACTAAAACAAGGTATGTGCTTATTCggttcatgctttaatctttttcAAATTAGGTTTTTTGGTCAAAGTGATGTTCATATGGTTTTTGAGTTTGATCTAGCATGAAATGTATTTATTATGCTTGTTTGATGCTAGATACACGATATATACTCGTTGTATGACCTTCATGAATTTGCAATTCGACATAACAGTCAGAAATCATGATTTTAGGTATGAAACTTGTTATCATTGTTGTTGCTGCCAGTTCTTCAGCTCCACATGAACGACTGGTTGTTCGTAGGACGAGACCTCGTTCATACGACCGACGTGTTGTATTAGTAACCCTGATTTGATTCTTGGTCCGTATGAGAGAGATGTTGGTTCTTACGAACCATATGCTGGTTCGTGTGTACCAGGTGTCAGTCGTGCGAACTACATGTGGTGCCCAAACCTCTTTTGTTTAGCTAACCCATACGAATGTCATGTTGTTCGTACGAATGTCATGTTGTCCGTACGAATGAGCCGATGGTTCATGCAAACCACACTGTTGTGTTCTTGTCCTTGTATGACTTGTCCATACGACCAAGATGTCATCTGCATGAATGAGGTGACTCATTCGCACGaatgagtgtcactcgtacggaTGACCTAGTCAGTTTGTTGTATGAATTGTGATTTTGTTGTGTTAATCTGATCTATTTTTAGTATGTTTAGATTCATTGTCCATTGGTATGCGATGCTTGTTATGAATTTTTGATTGTGCTCAAATGTTCTATGTGTGTTAAACCATTTATTGCATAAGAATGTGACCTTAGAATGGGATCGGTGGTCATTTTGACCTATTTGATGTGATCATGTATAATCCATTGCTTTGGTTATGAATATAATTGAGATATGATTACTGACTTGATTTGTATTATTCTCGGGTGATAAAGTGAAAGTGAAGGCTCAGTAATGTTAGACTACTGAGTATGTTGGTAATCAGTGAGTGGATCTGTCTATGGATAtaatatagagtagcaagttgttctACTATAGGTATACTGTATAGTTAGATTGCCATGAGTTAGATCGTTTCCATGTGTTATATGATTGTTGATATGTTTTTGTTTATGTGATACTATGTGCACAAAGTGTTCAGTTGAAAGGAGTCGACCTTGATCTGTTAGGCTAGGCTCAAGAGGTCAACCTTGATCTGTCAGGTTGGGTTCGAGTGTTACTAAATTACTATCTATGAAGTATAGTTTTGAATGACACATGTGTTGCGTCTAAATTACTATACGAAGGAGTGAGTAACACGAACTGtcggtaaactctagcccgatcagctagtggtTGCAGGCCTGGCCAGACCGCCTAGCCTCTTATGGTTGTAATCGCTATGCTTTGAGCAATTAATATGTTGTGGATGTAAGTTGATGTAATTACTATAGTTGTTGTATTGTTGTTATAACTTCTATGAGGTGATGTTTCTATGTTAGTGTAACTTGTTACTGTATCACTAATAGCTCCAATATATCTACTTATGATACCTCTATcattaagggtcttccaaatcatcTTTCGTGGGACACAATCATAGGCTTTTTCCAAGTCTAGAA is from Rutidosis leptorrhynchoides isolate AG116_Rl617_1_P2 chromosome 10, CSIRO_AGI_Rlap_v1, whole genome shotgun sequence and encodes:
- the LOC139870326 gene encoding uncharacterized protein, coding for MKLWEKLIETRLRCKTNVSENISGYMLGRFSIEAIHIIGSLMEKYMKKQKSLEMVFLDLEKAYDCVPRKMIWKTLNDRGIISRYIGAISDTVTSYTNIETSPHRSYNNNTTTIVITSTYIHNILIAQSIAITTIRG